Below is a window of Nocardia asteroides DNA.
TGGCGCGCACCCCGATCCGGACCGGCGTCGGGCGCATTTCCGGCACGGGATCGGCGGATCGGCGGACGGCACGCCGCCGCCGATCGCGGTGGTCACCGCGAGTGCCCGGCTGGATCCGGCGTCGACGTTCTTCACCGACGCCGAGGTCGCGCCGCTGATCGTCACCACCGCGCACGCGGCGCCCGACCAGGTCGCCGCGCTCGAGCAGGCGGGGGCGCGGGTGGTCGTCGCCGGGGAGGCCGCGATCATGCCCGCGGCCCTGCTGCGGGTGCTGGCCGAGCAGGGGTTGCAGCGGGTGCTGTGCGAGGGCGGGCCGCATCTGTTCGGCCAGCTGGCCGAGGCCGACCTGGTCGACGAACTGTGCCTGACCACGGCGCCGGTGCTGGTGGGCGGAGCGGGTGGGCGAATCTCGCTGTCGGCGAGCGGTTTCGACACCCCGATGCACCGCAGGCAGCTCGTCCTCGCCGAGGACGGCACCGTGCTCGCCCGCTGGGCCCGTCGATGAAACCTGGCGCCGAACCTGGCAGTGTGTAGCCCATGCGCTGGACTCGGGCCGCGGCGACGGCCGCGACACTGTCGATCATGCTCGCGGGCTGCGGGGCCGGACCGTCGGATCGGCCCGTCGTCGCGGTCGAGCGCCCCGGATCCGGTGGCGGCCAGACCGAGACCGCCACGGTGCAGCAACCGGCCAAGGCCGAGAAGCCGACCACCGACCTGTCCTGGAAGGACTGCACCGCCTCCACGCTGGCCTCGCTCGACTTCGGCCCGGCGCCCGCGGGACTGGTGCTGGAATGCGCCGACTTCGCCACCCCGATCGATACCGCGGGCACCGTGCTCGGCACGTTCCGCGCCGCCGCGCTGCGCGCCCGGCTCCCGCAGACCCCCGCCGACGCGGCACCGCTGGTGCTCACCTCCGGCGCCGACCGCTCGTCGGCCTCGACCCTGGCCGGGCTGGCCGTGGGACCCAACAGCGCGCTGCTGGCCGCCCAGCCGATCGTGGCCGTAGACCGGCGCGGCATCGGCGGG
It encodes the following:
- a CDS encoding pyrimidine reductase family protein; translation: MQRIHNVTQLADLDDDALARCYAYPRHLERPWVRANFVNSIDGAFTVDGVSAGLGTDADHRVFTLLRELAEVIVVGAGTVRAENYGGAHPDPDRRRAHFRHGIGGSADGTPPPIAVVTASARLDPASTFFTDAEVAPLIVTTAHAAPDQVAALEQAGARVVVAGEAAIMPAALLRVLAEQGLQRVLCEGGPHLFGQLAEADLVDELCLTTAPVLVGGAGGRISLSASGFDTPMHRRQLVLAEDGTVLARWARR